In a genomic window of Pelotomaculum thermopropionicum SI:
- the PaaK gene encoding coenzyme F390 synthetase yields MLMSANQPLQRERGMMYWEPEYETMPRERLEQLQLERLKNTVKRVYRSVPFYREAFKERGLEPGDIKSLEDLKKLPFTTKQDLRDNYPYGLFAVPMGEVVRLHASSGTTGKPSVVGYTRKDIENWADLIARCLVMAGAGREDIIQNAYGYGLFTGGLGIHYGAERLGATVVPVSGGNTARQLMLMQDFGTTILTCTPSYALYLGEEGEAAGINFKKLPLKAGVFGAEPWTEKMRAQIESKLDIMALDIYGLSEIMGPGVSMECPAKQGSHIFEDHFIAEIIDPETGETLPYGQRGELVLTTITKEAIPLIRYRTRDISSLHPEKCACGRTHVRMKRVTGRTDDMLIIRGVNVFPSQVESVLLEFGETEPHYLLVVDRKGDLDDLEIWVELSERMFSDEVRHLESLENRIRHKILSVLNISARIKFVEPRTIPRSEGKAKRVMDRREM; encoded by the coding sequence GGAGCGGGGAATGATGTACTGGGAGCCGGAGTATGAGACCATGCCCCGGGAGAGGCTGGAACAGCTCCAGTTGGAGCGGCTTAAAAACACTGTAAAAAGGGTTTATCGTTCCGTACCTTTTTACAGAGAGGCGTTTAAAGAAAGGGGCTTGGAGCCGGGGGACATCAAATCCCTGGAAGACTTAAAAAAACTGCCCTTTACTACCAAACAGGATCTTAGAGACAACTATCCCTACGGGCTTTTTGCCGTGCCCATGGGCGAGGTGGTGCGCTTGCACGCTTCCTCCGGTACCACCGGAAAGCCGTCGGTGGTGGGCTATACCAGAAAGGATATCGAAAACTGGGCCGACCTGATTGCCCGCTGCCTGGTAATGGCCGGCGCCGGCCGGGAAGACATAATCCAGAACGCTTACGGCTACGGGCTTTTTACCGGCGGCCTGGGCATCCATTACGGGGCGGAGCGGCTGGGCGCAACGGTGGTTCCGGTGTCCGGCGGCAATACCGCCCGCCAGCTTATGCTAATGCAGGATTTCGGCACGACCATCCTCACCTGCACTCCATCATACGCCCTTTATCTGGGCGAGGAAGGGGAGGCCGCCGGGATAAACTTCAAGAAGCTGCCGCTTAAGGCAGGCGTATTCGGGGCGGAGCCCTGGACCGAGAAAATGAGGGCGCAGATCGAGTCCAAGCTTGATATTATGGCCCTGGATATTTACGGGCTGAGCGAGATCATGGGGCCGGGCGTGTCCATGGAGTGTCCGGCCAAGCAGGGTTCGCACATTTTTGAGGATCACTTCATAGCCGAAATAATAGACCCGGAAACCGGGGAAACCCTGCCCTACGGCCAGCGGGGGGAACTGGTCCTGACCACCATTACTAAGGAGGCCATCCCGCTGATCCGCTACCGCACCAGGGACATTTCCTCCCTGCATCCGGAAAAGTGCGCCTGCGGGCGCACCCACGTGCGGATGAAGCGCGTCACCGGCCGCACCGACGACATGCTGATCATCCGCGGCGTCAACGTCTTTCCCTCCCAGGTGGAAAGCGTCCTGCTGGAGTTCGGCGAGACCGAGCCGCACTACCTGCTGGTGGTGGACCGCAAAGGCGACCTGGACGACCTGGAGATATGGGTGGAGCTGTCCGAGAGGATGTTCTCAGATGAGGTCAGGCACCTGGAAAGCCTGGAGAACAGGATCCGCCACAAGATCCTGAGCGTGCTCAACATCAGCGCCCGGATTAAGTTCGTGGAGCCCAGGACCATTCCCAGGAGCGAGGGCAAGGCCAAAAGGGTGATGGACCGGAGGGAAATGTAG
- the NfnB gene encoding nitroreductase — MELIEAIKTRRSVRSYKDEPLPEQTVRELLEAATWAPSSMNNQPWAFVVVQDRNYMKDLSDRAKKFLLERMDLFGGRYRRYAGTLSDPAFNIFYNAPVLVLIYGNKEVYSYAGDCSMAALNLMLAAWGRGIGSCWIGFATGIGNTHEVKAELNVPEGYELVAPVVLGYPAGPAGKGVRGEAKIINWLK, encoded by the coding sequence ATGGAACTTATTGAGGCAATAAAAACGCGCAGGAGCGTGCGGAGCTATAAAGACGAGCCCCTGCCGGAGCAGACGGTCAGGGAACTGCTCGAAGCGGCCACGTGGGCCCCTTCAAGCATGAACAACCAGCCGTGGGCTTTTGTAGTGGTGCAGGACAGGAACTACATGAAGGACCTTTCCGACCGGGCCAAAAAGTTTCTGCTGGAGAGGATGGATTTGTTTGGAGGCCGGTACAGAAGATATGCCGGCACTTTAAGCGACCCCGCCTTTAATATTTTTTACAACGCGCCGGTTCTTGTTTTGATATACGGGAATAAAGAGGTGTACAGCTATGCCGGCGACTGCAGCATGGCCGCTTTAAACCTGATGCTGGCCGCCTGGGGCAGGGGTATAGGAAGCTGCTGGATCGGGTTTGCAACCGGCATCGGCAACACCCACGAGGTCAAGGCCGAGCTAAATGTTCCTGAGGGCTACGAGCTGGTGGCGCCGGTCGTCCTGGGCTACCCGGCAGGCCCGGCCGGAAAGGGCGTGAGAGGCGAGGCTAAGATTATCAACTGGCTTAAGTAA
- a CDS encoding hypothetical membrane protein (containing Polysacc_deac_1, Polysaccharide deacetylase.), translating into MEKLKNAKVLLAVLAVLLIGAAGYALKSHPGASEQEAGREQPAAGETASVGGTAYPAPEAGNAAAGNAAGAIGREVKPVRPSAASGLSNERRGWGLKRNSTHQQPEMPSSVSSLLSKYDAYWIGSPGEKAVYLTFDEGYENGYTAKILDILKANEVKAAFFVTGHYLKSQPALVRRMVEEGHIVGNHTETHPSLPDLSDGQIEQELRVVEQEFENVTGQKGMRYLRPPRGEYSERTLAVTRNLGYHNIFWSLALVDWVPMPGGPQEAYDSVMGNLHNGALILLHAVSKDNTEALDKILKDAKAQGYTFKTLDDLVAGGKGASP; encoded by the coding sequence GTGGAGAAGTTAAAGAACGCAAAGGTTTTGCTGGCCGTCCTGGCGGTGTTGTTGATAGGGGCGGCCGGGTACGCTTTGAAAAGCCATCCTGGAGCGAGCGAACAGGAGGCCGGCCGTGAGCAGCCTGCCGCAGGCGAAACTGCATCGGTCGGCGGGACCGCATACCCCGCGCCGGAGGCGGGAAACGCCGCAGCCGGGAACGCGGCCGGCGCCATTGGACGGGAGGTAAAGCCGGTCCGGCCGTCTGCCGCAAGCGGTCTTTCCAACGAAAGGCGCGGCTGGGGGCTGAAGCGGAACAGCACCCACCAGCAGCCCGAGATGCCTTCTTCGGTCAGCAGTCTTTTAAGCAAGTACGATGCCTACTGGATCGGCAGTCCCGGCGAAAAAGCGGTTTACCTTACCTTTGACGAGGGCTACGAAAACGGCTACACGGCCAAAATACTGGATATTCTCAAGGCCAACGAGGTGAAGGCGGCCTTCTTCGTTACCGGCCATTACCTGAAATCGCAGCCCGCCCTGGTCAGGCGGATGGTGGAAGAGGGGCACATTGTGGGCAACCATACCGAAACCCATCCCAGCCTGCCGGACCTGTCCGACGGGCAGATCGAACAGGAGCTCCGGGTTGTGGAGCAGGAATTCGAGAATGTGACCGGGCAAAAGGGGATGAGGTACCTAAGGCCGCCCAGGGGCGAATACAGCGAAAGGACCCTGGCGGTGACCAGAAACCTGGGCTATCACAATATTTTCTGGAGCCTGGCCCTGGTGGACTGGGTGCCCATGCCGGGCGGGCCGCAGGAGGCATACGACTCCGTGATGGGCAACCTGCACAACGGGGCGCTGATTTTGCTGCACGCGGTGTCTAAGGACAACACCGAGGCCCTGGACAAGATTTTAAAGGATGCAAAGGCGCAGGGTTACACCTTTAAAACCCTGGACGACCTGGTTGCCGGGGGGAAAGGGGCCTCTCCCTGA